The Bos javanicus breed banteng chromosome 11, ARS-OSU_banteng_1.0, whole genome shotgun sequence genome includes a window with the following:
- the RPL7A gene encoding large ribosomal subunit protein eL8, translated as MPKGKKAKGKKVAPAPAVVKKQEAKKVVNPLFEKRPKNFGIGQDIQPKRDLTRFVKWPRYIRLQRQRAILYKRLKVPPAINQFTQALDRQTATQLLKLAHKYRPETKQEKKQRLLARAEKKAAGKGDVPTKRPPVLRAGVNTVTTLVENKKAQLVVIAHDVDPIELVVFLPALCRKMGVPYCIIKGKARLGRLVHRKTCTTVAFTQVNSEDKSALAKLVEAIRTNYNDRYDEIRRHWGGNILGPKSVARIAKQEKTKAKELATKLG; from the exons ATG CCGAAGGGAAAGAAGGCCAAGGGGAAGAAGGTGGCCCCGGCCCCGGCCGTGGTGAAGAAGCAGGAGGCCAAGAAGGTGGTCAACCCCCTGTTCGAGAAGAGGCCCAAGAATTTTGGCATTG GACAGGACATCCAACCCAAGAGGGACCTCACCCGCTTTGTCAAATGGCCCCGCTACATCCGGCTGCAGCGGCAAAGGGCTATTCTCTATAAGCGGCTGAAAGTGCCTCCTGCAATTAACCAGTTCACGCAGGCCTTGGACCGACAAACAG ctaCTCAACTGCTTAAGCTGGCCCACAAGTACAGACCAGagacaaagcaagagaagaaGCAGAGGCTGCTGGCCCGAGCTGAGAAGAAAGCCGCGGGCAAAGGCGATGTCCCCACCAAGAGGCCACCTGTCCTTCGAGCAG GGGTCAACACGGTCACCACCCTGGTGGAGAACAAGAAGGCTCAGCTGGTGGTGATCGCTCACGACGTGGATCCCATTGAG CTCGTGGTCTTCCTGCCTGCCCTGTGCCGCAAGATGGGGGTTCCCTACTGCATCATCAAGGGCAAGGCCCGGCTGGGGCGCCTGGTGCACAGGAAGACGTGCACCACCGTAGCCTTCACACAAGTCAACTC GGAGGACAAGAGTGCCCTGGCTAAGCTGGTGGAAGCCATCAGGACCAATTACAACGACAGATACGATGAG ATCCGTCGTCACTGGGGAGGCAACATCCTGGGGCCGAAGTCGGTGGCGCGCATCGCCAAGCAGGAAAAGACGAAGGCCAAAGAGCTGGCCACCAAGCTGGGCTGA
- the LOC133257744 gene encoding surfeit locus protein 1, whose translation MAAARQLGLRAAGLRPLLCAAGAGPAPASVVWRSVLGIAPRAGLAWRPRRCGSSSAEATATKTEDESFLRWFLLLIPVTAFGLGTWQVQRRKWKLQLIAELESRVMAEPIPLPADPMELKNLEYRPVKVRGHFDHSQELYMMPRTMVDPAREAREAGRLSSAAESGAYVVTPFHCTELGITILVNRGFVPRRKVNPDTRRKGQVEGEVDLVGMVRLTETRKPFVPENNPERNHWHYRDLEAMARLTGAEPIFIDADFKSTVPGGPIGGQTRVTLRNEHLQYIITWYGLCAATSYLWCKKFLSWTPGV comes from the exons ATGGCGGCGGCGCGGCAACTGGGGCTCCGCGCTGCGGGTCTGCGGCCGCTCCTGTGCGCGGCGGGCGCGGGGCCG GCCCCGGCCAGCGTCGTCTGGAGGAGCGTCCTGGGGATCGCCCCGCGCGCAG GGTTGGCCTGGAGGCCCCGCAGGTGTGGCAGCTCTTCAGCCGAAGCAACTGCCACCAAAACCGAAGATGAGTCCTTCCTCCGCTGGTTTCTGCTTCTCATTCCTGTGACTGCCTTTGGCCTGGGGACGTGGCAG GTCCAGCGTCGGAAGTGGAAGCTACAGCTGATCGCAGAGCTAGAGTCCAGAGTTATGGCCGAGCCCATCCCACTGCCCGCAGA CCCAATGGAACTGAAGAACCTGGAGTACAGGCCCGTGAAGGTCAGGGGGCACTTTGACCACTCCCAGGAGCTGTACATGATGCCGCGGACAATGGTGGACCCTGCCCGGGAGGCCCGGGAGGCTGGCCGGCTCTCATCAGCGGCCGAGAGCGGGGCCTACGTGGTCACTCCCTTCCACTGCACTGAGCTGGG AATCACCATTCTGGTAAACAGAGGGTTTGTGCCCAGGAGGAAGGTGAATCCAGACACACGGCGTAAAGGCCAG GTTGAGGGAGAAGTCGATCTGGTGGGGATGGTGAGGCTCACAGAGACCAGGAAGCCTTTTGTCCCCGAGAATAACCCGGAGCGGAACCACTGGCATTACCGGGACCTGGAGGCCATGGCCAGGCTCACAGGCGCAGAACCCATCTTTATCGATGCTGACTTCA AGAGCACAGTCCCTGGAGGGCCCATCGGAGGGCAGACCAGAGTCACCCTGCGGAATGAGCACCTGCAGTACATCATCACCTG GTACGGACTCTGTGCGGCCACATCATACCTCTGGTGCAAGAAGTTCCTAAGTTGGACTCCTGGTGTGTGA
- the SURF2 gene encoding surfeit locus protein 2, giving the protein MSELPADVRAFLREHPSLRLEPGACKVRCALTGHELPCRLPELQVYTRGKKYQRLVRASPAFDYAEFEPHIVPSTKNPHQLFCKLTLRHINKSPEHVLRHTQGQRYQRALRKYEECQERGVEFVPACLLHKRRRREDQQDGDGPPRPREAFWEPPSSDDGAAPSDSDDSMTDLYPPELFAKKDPEATGPGDSTDDFLTEDEDEKPRCPREPGPEDSRALEAGRERVLKRRKKRSSSLKKKFKNHHRKPKSFSSFKQSG; this is encoded by the exons ATGAGCGAGCTGCCGGCAGACGTGCGCGCCTTTCTGCGCGAGCACCCGAGCCTGCGGCTGGAGCCCGGCGCCTGCAAG GTGCGGTGCGCTCTGACCGGCCACGAGCTGCCGTGTCGCCTGCCCGAGCTCCAGGTCTACACCCGCGGCAAGAAGTACCAGCGGCTGGTCCGCGCCTCCCCGGCTTTCGACTACGCCGAGTTTGAGCCGCACATTGTGCCCAGCACCAAGAACCC GCACCAGCTGTTCTGCAAACTCACCCTGAGACACATCAACAAGTCCCCGGAGCACGTGCTGAGGCACACCCAGGGCCAGCGGTACCAGAGGGCGCTGCGGAAGT ATGAGGAGTGTCAGGAGCGGGGCGTGGAGTTCGTGCCGGCCTGCCTCCTGcacaagaggaggaggagggaagaccAGCAGGACGGTGACGGGCCGCCACGTCCTAGAGAAGCCTTTTGGGAGCCCCCGTCCAGTGATGACGGCGCCGCCCCGAGCGACAGTGACGACAGCATGACAGACCTGTACCCGC CAGAGCTGTTCGCCAAGAAGGACCCAGAAGCGACTGGGCCTGGGGATAGCACTGACGACTTTCTGACCGAGGACGAGGATGAGAAGCCGAGGTGCCCCCGAGAGCCGGGCCCTGAAGACAGCAGGGCCCTGGAAGCGGGCCGGGAGCGCGTCCTCAAGCGCAGGAAG AAGCGGTCCAGCTCCTTGAAAAAGAAGTTCAAAAATCACCACCGCAAACCTAAGAGCTTCAGCTCTTTTAAACAGTCAGGTTGA